In one window of Bacteroidota bacterium DNA:
- a CDS encoding toxin-antitoxin system YwqK family antitoxin has translation MKSAYIFIFLAIITLNSCSQTVDILEVESRDGITYLKKSNKPFKGTVISWYSPGNKFSVSEYDKGLLNGKQTTYYANGQVQSIITYLDFYMNGPYVFYYKNGHIKEKGNFIHCMEDGLWSYFYENGEKKEEGSFNNGIRSGNWLFYDENGRSKSKHY, from the coding sequence ATGAAGTCAGCCTATATATTTATTTTTCTTGCCATAATAACCCTAAACTCCTGTTCTCAAACAGTTGATATCTTGGAAGTAGAGAGCAGAGATGGAATAACCTATTTGAAGAAATCGAACAAGCCTTTTAAAGGTACTGTGATATCATGGTATAGTCCGGGAAATAAATTTTCAGTTTCTGAATACGATAAAGGTTTGTTAAATGGAAAACAAACAACCTATTATGCGAATGGGCAGGTTCAAAGCATTATTACCTATCTCGATTTTTATATGAACGGACCTTATGTGTTTTATTACAAGAATGGACATATTAAAGAAAAAGGCAACTTCATCCACTGTATGGAAGATGGCTTGTGGAGCTATTTCTATGAAAATGGAGAAAAAAAAGAGGAAGGCTCATTTAATAATGGAATTCGAAGTGGGAATTGGCTTTTTTATGATGAAAATGGTCGTTCAAAAAGCAAGCATTATTAG